One genomic region from Cydia pomonella isolate Wapato2018A chromosome 4, ilCydPomo1, whole genome shotgun sequence encodes:
- the LOC133517385 gene encoding uncharacterized protein LOC133517385, whose product MPIHRTPSKMETRSAKVRREHAEHMAREQEQRKSEVIPPCNVTTPEKIEKPLDPMVKKFLQYKLNATSSIKSEPMQQFKPIPDIKPAASHVGAVPSSKGSRRSSASKEARRKQLILDAAKEKAAIQMDLINKTLDAQLAALNSDEEDLEEYSSQFDGNVPLRNDINAWVEHQSNQTELPEEQQAPDNGVTTDALHIPVPARMPAPVIPSAFTEQAQPRPASSLAPRAAADGFMPAAPPAPEGTVSALNQTVQLLAGALKDLSTASNQVPNASLLSRISTPKDLPEFSGDQLEWLQFKQAYQESTEVCRFTDKENLWRLRKCLKGAARDAVTALFISATSPDRVMSTLELRFGNPDSIISRILQDIKKLQPLQLEYHKDIVMFAVKVQNFVEAVRAVGREEYLHGMNIVSIILSKLPTVLISKWSDYSFKLLQDARKSRLVILSDFLNDEALKISTTASFLTTTRSDMYKNKSSEHSSSRTQTVLLQTEEGDLKCLFCRTAVHKITECKPFKKALRKVRWQHVKKHGLCYKCIISKHERDTCKAPACDKDGCGAPHHRLLHYPVNNSARDVMAAPAPLPSASVPNNSTAIKEAAPREPAFKPVMETLTHIKATDSRVLLKVVPVRVQGPNGMVNSTALLDDGSSVSLISANLARRVGLRGNSQTLRVHGAFKDNELEYKSTKVNVDLKGMDNKVYNVKLRCVEELSLPIQTLSVLKLVNYSHLADIKHKFCTTDSEPELLLGQDNLHVVIPIQIREGKYNEPSATLTRLGWSVHGKVCVPRTVRPSRGPPSVAVHTNLFIADSGADHDTTSDECLLREIHEDVRRSFLLDSMGVTTHVRQKADDARAVAQLERSAELIDGRWYVGLPWKDEHRPMPDSRPNALTRMKGIERKMGKNPGFAERYRERVNHLLKNDYAMELINTEVTPKTYYLPHFGVDNPNKQKLRLVFDAASQVSGSSLNDYLLTGPDLLSSLLGIMLRFREHPIAVTGDIRDMFLRVKIHQDDQDALRFLWRNNPTENMKTYAMKSLIFGANCAPFVAQFVKNKNAQRFESSFPAAVDAIVNSHYMDDYIDSLPDEATAIEMVKNVSYIHRAGGFEIRNWTSNSVAVLNSVPKETLGTAAVRFKVGQQHESERTLGLIWYPADDILGFDLSLKRIPSDVLEGENRPTKRVMLRVIMSIFDVLGFLAPFTIQGRIMLQEAWRLQVDWEDFIPDQIYHKWRKWVDLLKVIKDIRIPRWYCTAARNAVRDSQSATARASEMQDCVDIVATAPTSPPATHAPTHSATKCYEGVAASTSATTASSSKYSYYNNLQMHFFSDASSQAMSAVGYWRWEDNGTIYVAFIASKSRVMPIKQLTIPKAELQAALLSARLANAIGREHKLTSTRRYFWCDSSTVLHWILNKNRTYKAFEANRLGEIDDLTRVDEWRYIPTKLNVADLATRDSFDLALQSEWFKGPSFLYADESLWPKDIIPTCNEEETGECVAVVQVRDEPACIPVPDPQRFSSWLRLTRATAAVLKFIARCKGQAVEIDCAMMERAEILLLKHAQNESFGEDLARIKAHGALHRASKLLKLSPILDEHELLRVGGRIDAASDVPLDVKRPVILDGRHQVARLIVRHYHVKAAHGSQEMVVNEIKQRYWVLRLRPTVKLVTSRCMLCRIMKSKPQVPRMGDLPQARIEHHQRPFFHCGLDLFGPMEVAVGRRREKRYGVLFTCLTVRAIHIELVASLTTDSLIMALRRMAARRGWPRHLYSDNGTNLRGADTELRRSMEALDMDVLKAEGVNNNMDWTFIPPASPHWGGAWERLIRSVKAALKVVLKERAPRDEVLTTLMAEVENMVNGRPLVHVSVDPADGESLTPNHFLLGSSSRLPLVGEFDDSDLYLRKLWRKAQRLADMFWQRWLREILPILVPRTKWLEERKPLKVGDLVLVVDPNSPRNMWPKGLITQVIPGADGRIRLVEVRTATGTYRRSAARIAPIPVSLEC is encoded by the coding sequence GATATAAATGCGTGGGTTGAGCACCAAAGCAACCAAACGGAACTACCTGAGGAGCAGCAAGCCCCCGACAATGGAGTCACAACGGACGCGCTGCACATTCCAGTTCCAGCACGGATGCCTGCACCTGTGATACCCTCTGCATTCACCGAGCAAGCTCAGCCGAGGCCAGCGTCTAGCTtagcgccgcgcgccgccgccgatgGCTTCATGCCGGCAGCGCCACCTGCGCCCGAAGGTACCGTCAGCGCGCTCAACCAAACAGTGCAATTATTAGCCGGCGCACTTAAAGACCTATCGACCGCTAGCAATCAAGTGCCTAACGCCAGTTTACTCAGCCGCATTAGCACGCCTAAGGACCTACCTGAATTTTCAGGTGACCAATTAGAATGGCTTCAGTTCAAACAGGCGTACCAGGAGTCTACTGAGGTCTGTAGATTTACAGATAAAGAAAATTTATGGAGGCTTCGTAAATGTCTTAAAGGAGCCGCACGTGATGCTGTCACTGCATTATTTATCAGCGCCACGTCGCCCGACCGGGTAATGTCGACCTTGGAGCTACGTTTTGGAAACCCTGACAGCATCATTTCTCGTATTCTGCAAGACATCAAGAAGCTACAGCCTTTGCAACTCGAATATCATAAGGATATAGTTATGTTCGCAGTGAAGGTTCAAAATTTCGTAGAAGCTGTGCGAGCAGTAGGACGCGAGGAGTACCTACATGGCATGAATATCGTCTCCATCATCCTATCCAAGCTGCCCACTGTGCTTATCTCCAAATGGTCAGACTACAGTTTTAAACTTCTCCAAGATGCCCGGAAATCGAGGTTAGTCATTCTATCGGATTTTCTTAATGACGAAGCATTAAAGATTTCTACAACTGCAAGTTTTTTAACAACTACGCGCAGcgatatgtataaaaacaaatctagCGAACATTCATCTTCCCGTACACAAACTGTTTTACTACAAACTGAAGAAGGcgatttaaaatgtttattttgccGAACAGCTGTGCATAAGATAACGGAATGCAAACCATTTAAGAAGGCGTTGCGAAAAGTACGGTGGcaacatgtaaaaaaacatgGTTTATGCTACAAATGCATTATCTCCAAGCATGAACGCGATACTTGCAAGGCCCCTGCGTGCGACAAGGACGGCTGCGGAGCTCCACATCATCGCCTACTACATTATCCGGTAAACAACAGTGCGCGTGACGTCATGGCGGCGCCCGCACCGCTGCCGAGTGCAAGTGTACCGAATAATAGTACCGCGATAAAAGAAGCCGCGCCGCGCGAACCCGCGTTCAAGCCAGTGATGGAAACTTTAACTCATATAAAAGCGACCGACAGCAGAGTGTTGTTAAAAGTAGTACCAGTGCGTGTGCAGGGACCTAACGGTATGGTAAATAGCACCGCGCTATTGGACGATGGATCTTCCGTCTCGTTAATAAGTGCTAATCTCGCGCGACGCGTCGGTCTACGTGGTAATTCACAGACATTGCGAGTTCACGGTGCGTTTAAAGATAACGAACTTGAGTACAAATCGACAAAAGTGAATGTCGACCTTAAAGGTATGGACAATAAGGTTTATAATGTTAAATTGCGTTGTGTTGAAGAATTGAGTTTGCCAATACAAACATTGTCTgttttaaaattagttaattactCTCACTTAGCtgatataaaacataaattttgcaCCACTGATTCAGAACCTGAATTATTATTAGGTCAAGATAACTTACATGTTGTAATACCTATTCAAATACGGGAGGGCAAATATAATGAGCCATCAGCTACACTCACCCGCCTCGGCTGGAGTGTCCATGGGAAAGTGTGCGTGCCGCggactgtccgtccgtccaggGGCCCGCCATCTGTCGCTGTGCATACTAACCTTTTTATTGCAGATAGCGGAGCAGATCACGATACCACATCAGATGAGTGCCTCCTAAGGGAAATCCACGAAGATGTTAGGCGCTCATTTTTGCTAGATTCCATGGGCGTGACGACGCACGTGCGGCAAAAGGCCGACGACGCCCGCGCCGTCGCGCAGCTGGAGCGCTCCGCCGAGCTCATCGATGGGCGTTGGTACGTCGGCCTTCCGTGGAAGGACGAACACCGCCCCATGCCCGACTCCCGCCCAAACGCGCTTACCAGGATGAAGGGTATTGAGCGCAAAATGGGTAAGAATCCAGGTTTCGCCGAAAGGTACCGTGAAAGGGTCAATCATTTGTTAAAAAATGATTACGCTATGGAACTAATTAACACCGAGGTCACGCCAAAGACTTATTACTTACCTCATTTCGGCGTAGACAACCCCAATAAGCAAAAACTTCGTCTGGTCTTTGATGCTGCAAGTCAGGTAAGTGGTAGCTCCCTGAACGATTATTTGCTCACAGGACCTGACCTATTGTCATCACTTTTAGGTATAATGCTGCGCTTTCGGGAACATCCAATTGCAGTAACAGGTGACATTAGAGACATGTTCTTGAGAGTCAAGATCCATCAAGATGACCAGGACGCGCTGAGGTTTCTGTGGAGAAACAACCCCACAGAAAACATGAAGACGTACGCGATGAAGTCACTTATTTTCGGCGCAAATTGTGCTCCATTTGTCGcgcaatttgtaaaaaataaaaacgcccAGCGATTTGAATCGTCATTTCCCGCCGCCGTCGATGCCATCGTCAACTCGCACTACATGGACGACTACATCGACAGCCTGCCCGACGAGGCGACAGCGATCGAAATGGTAAAAAATGTCAGTTATATCCACAGGGCGGGCGGCTTTGAAATAAGAAATTGGACGAGCAACAGCGTCGCAGTTTTAAACAGCGTGCCAAAGGAGACCTTAGGCACTGCTGCTGTAAGGTTCAAAGTCGGCCAGCAACATGAGAGCGAGCGTACCTTAGGTCTCATTTGGTACCCTGCTGATGACATATTGGGCTTCGATCTGTCATTAAAACGTATACCGAGCGACGTACTTGAAGGTGAGAATAGGCCTACGAAACGTGTAATGTTAAGAGTAATTATGTCAATATTTGATGTACTAGGTTTTTTAGCACCCTTCACGATTCAAGGCCGAATTATGCTTCAAGAGGCTTGGCGCTTACAGGTGGATTGGGAGGATTTCATTCCAGACCAAATTTATCACAAGTGGCGAAAATGGGTCGACCTTTTGAAGGTAATTAAAGATATCCGTATACCTAGGTGGTACTGCACAGCCGCGCGCAATGCGGTAAGGGACAGCCAATCGGCTACAGCGCGTGCGAGCGAAATGCAAGATTGTGTGGATATCGTCGCAACGGCACCTACCTCTCCCCCTGCGACCCACGCACCTACGCACAGTGCTACGAAATGCTACGAGGGCGTAGCGGCATCTACATCTGCTACGACCGCATCGAGTAGTAAGtactcatattataataatttacaaatgcatttttttagCGATGCATCTTCTCAGGCGATGTCAGCTGTGGGCTATTGGCGCTGGGAGGATAACGGCACTATTTATGTTGCATTTATTGCCAGCAAAAGCAGAGTTATGCCGATAAAACAGCTGACTATACCGAAGGCTGAGCTGCAAGCTGCATTGTTGTCTGCAAGACTAGCCAATGCAATTGGAAGGGAGCACAAACTGACGTCAACGAGGCGTTACTTCTGGTGTGACTCCTCAACTGTATTACATTGGATTCTCAACAAAAATCGTACGTATAAGGCCTTTGAAGCAAATCGCTTGGGGGAGATTGACGACCTTACCCGCGTTGACGAGTGGCGGTACATTCCTACGAAACTAAATGTTGCCGATTTAGCGACGCGGGACTCGTTTGATCTAGCCCTACAGAGCGAGTGGTTTAAAGGTCCTTCTTTTTTATACGCTGACGAAAGTCTATGGCCAAAGGATATAATACCGACCTGTAACGAGGAGGAGACAGGGGAATGCGTAGCAGTCGTCCAGGTGCGTGACGAACCTGCATGCATACCAGTGCCGGACCCACAGCGCTTCTCTTCGTGGCTTCGTCTCACCCGTGCCACGGCGGCAGTGCTAAAGTTCATCGCTAGGTGCAAAGGTCAGGCGGTCGAGATCGATTGCGCAATGATGGAGCGCGCTGAGATACTTTTACTAAAACACGCGCAAAACGAGTCTTTTGGGGAAGACTTAGCCAGAATTAAGGCGCACGGGGCTTTACATCGCGCAAgtaagttattaaaattatcaccCATTTTAGACGAACATGAACTACTTCGCGTGGGCGGGCGCATTGACGCCGCATCAGATGTGCCTCTGGACGTCAAGAGACCCGTGATCCTGGACGGCCGTCATCAGGTAGCCCGCTTAATCGTCCGGCATTACCATGTGAAAGCGGCCCACGGAAGTCAGGAGATGGTGGTAAACGAAATAAAGCAAAGGTATTGGGTACTTAGACTTCGACCTACTGTAAAACTCGTGACGTCAAGGTGCATGCTGTGCAGGATAATGAAGAGCAAACCTCAGGTACCGCGCATGGGCGATTTACCACAGGCCAGAATAGAACACCATCAGCGACCCTTTTTTCACTGTGGGTTGGACCTTTTTGGGCCAATGGAGGTCGCGGTGGGTCGCCGCAGAGAGAAAAGATATGGTGTTCTATTCACATGCCTCACAGTGCGGGCGATTCATATCGAGCTGGTTGCCTCCCTTACAACCGACTCGCTTATCATGGCGTTGCGACGCatggcggcgcggcgcggctggCCGCGCCATCTGTACTCGGACAACGGTACTAATCTGAGGGGCGCCGACACAGAGTTGCGTCGGTCAATGGAGGCGCTAGATATGGACGTTCTAAAAGCTGAGGGGGTTAATAACAACATGGATTGGACTTTTATTCCCCCCGCCAGCCCCCATTGGGGTGGGGCGTGGGAACGTTTAATACGTTCAGTAAAGGCGGCTCTCAAAGTCGTTTTAAAAGAACGAGCACCAAGGGACGAAGTTTTGACCACATTAATGGCAGAAGTTGAGAACATGGTCAACGGTCGTCCATTGGTGCACGTGTCTGTCGATCCTGCTGACGGTGAGTCTCTTACTCCTAATCATTTCCTTTTAGGGTCATCATCGCGACTCCCTCTTGTAGGAGAGTTCGATGATTCTGATCTCTACTTGAGAAAACTATGGCGGAAGGCGCAGAGGCTCGCTGACATGTTCTGGCAGAGGTGGCTAAGAGAAATCTTACCCATCCTCGTGCCTAGGACAAAATGGCTAGAGGAGCGGAAGCCGCTAAAAGTAGGGGACCTCGTTCTGGTGGTAGATCCCAACTCTCCCCGCAATATGTGGCCGAAGGGATTGATCACGCAGGTAATTCCTGGCGCAGACGGACGGATCCGTTTAGTGGAGGTGAGGACGGCTACCGGGACTTACCGGAGGTCCGCGGCTCGCATCGCTCCTATTCCCGTAAGTTTAGAGTGCTGA